A single window of Electrophorus electricus isolate fEleEle1 chromosome 16, fEleEle1.pri, whole genome shotgun sequence DNA harbors:
- the zgc:77849 gene encoding UPF0472 protein C16orf72 homolog, with protein sequence MMEEKKEEGEAEIQEHGPEHWFSKWERQCLAEAEQDEPNEEETDQGQQKLWHLFQNSATAVAQLYKDRVCQQQGISLWIPFQNAATAVTNLYKESVEAHQRNYELGIQIGHQRRNKDVLAWVKKRRRTIRREDLISFLCGKAPPPRSSRAPPRLTMVSPSRPASSETSSSVETDLQPFREAIALHGLSGAMASISMRSGAPGSPTHLSTSSAPGRRRNGLHDVDLNTFIAEEMALHLDNGTRKRSSAQCSDVITDSPTHKRNRMI encoded by the exons AtgatggaggagaagaaggaggagggggAAGCGGAGATCCAGGAGCACGGCCCCGAACACTGGTTCTCCAAATGGGAGCGGCAGTGCCTGGCTGAGGCCGAGCAGGACGAGCCAAACGAGGAGGAGACCGACCAAGGCCAGCAGAAACTGTGGCACCTTTTCCAGAATTCCGCCACCGCCGTCGCACAGCTGTATAAAG ATAGAGTTTGTCAACAACAGGGGATTTCTTTGTGGATCCCTTTTCAAAATGCTGCTACTGCCGTTACCAACCTCTACAAGG AGAGCGTGGAGGCCCACCAGAGAAACTACGAGCTAGGCATTCAGATCGGCCACCAGAGACGGAACAAGGACGTGCTAGCCTgggtgaagaagaggaggcGGACCATCCGGCGTGAAGACCTCATTAGCTTCCTGTGTGGCAAGGCCCCGCCCCCACGCAGCTCCAGGGCTCCGCCCCGACTTACCATGGTGTCGCCGAGCCGGCCTGCGTCCTCAGAAACTAGCTCGTCTGTGGAGACGGACTTGCAACCTTTCAGGGAGGCCATTGCCCTGCATG GCCTAAGTGGTGCCATGGCGAGTATCAGTATGCGCTCTGGAGCTCCTGGGTCGCCCACCCATCTGAGCACCAGCTCTGCCCCCGGGCGCCGTAGAAACGGTCTCCACGATGTTGACCTCAACACCTTCATTGCCGAGGAGATGGCGCTCCACCTAGACAACGGCACTCGGAAACGAAGTTCCGCCCAGTGCAGTGATGTCATCACAGACTCGCCCACCCACAAACGCAATAGGATGATCTGA